CAGAGCTTGGAGGCCTGGTCGGCGATCAGGGTGACGACCGCCGCCAGCACGCCGGCGCGAACGGGAGGGCTCAAGCCGTGACCCCCAGCGCCTTCCATTCGCGCAGCGCTTGCGCGTCGCGCGGCGAGACGTCGGGATATTCGGGATCCGCGCCGACCGTCGGGAGGATCTTCCACGAGCGCGCGCATTTGATGCCGACGGCCTTCTCGACCATCACGGCGACGCCGGGCACGGCATCCAGGCGGAACGCCGTGGCCGGGGCCTCGCCCTCGCGCACCTCGTAGTTCGAGGTGATGCAGACCTCGGCGAGATCGATGTCGAACAGCGTTGCCATCGTCTCGCGGTCGGCGATGTAGATCACCGGCGACGCCTCGAGCGACGAGCCGATCCGCTTGGCCGCGCGCTCGAGCTCGAGCGCGCCGGTGACGACGCGGCGGACGTTGCGGATCGTCTCCCACTTTGCGGCGAGGGCATCGTCGCGGAATTGCTCGAGACCTTCGGGGAACAGCGTCAGATGCACCGAGGGCTCGGCGTGCGGCCGGTACATCCGCCAGGCTTCGTCGGTGGTGAAGCTCAGGATCGGCGCCAGCCATTTCAGGATCGCGTCGCAGAGCAGGTCGATCGTGGTCAGCGCCGCCTTGCGTGCCACCGAGGATGGCGGGTCGCAATACAGCGTGTCCTTGCGGATGTCGAAGTAGAACGCCGACAGCTCGGAGTTCATGAAGGCGGCGAGCGTTGCGACCACGGTCTTGTAGTCGAACGCGGCGTAGGCCGCGCGGATGGTCTCGGTGTGGCCGGCCAGTTCGTGCAGCATCAGCCGCTCGAGCTCGGGCATCTCGGCGAAGGCGACCTTCTCGCTCGGCTTGAAGTGATGCAGCGTGCCGAGCATCCAGCGGATCGAGTTGCGCAGCTTGCGATAGGTCTCGATGGTATTCTTCAGGATCTCCGGCCCGATGCGCTGGTCGTCGGCGTAATCGGTGGCGCAGACCCACAGGCGCAGGATATCCGCACCCGAATCCTTGATCACCTTCTGCGGCTCGACCGTGTTGCCGAGCGACTTCGACATCTTGCGGCCGTTCTCGTCGAGCGTGAAGCCGTGGGTGAGCACGATGTCATACGGCGCGCGCCCGCGCGTGCCGGCGCTCTCCAGCAGCGACGAGTGGAACCAGCCGCGATGCTGGTCGCTTCCTTCGAGATACATCACGGTGTCATTGCCGCCATCGACCTTGCGGACGATGTTGCCGAGCTGCGGGAAGTTCTGGCGGTCTTCCAGCACGAAGGCATGGGTCGAGCCGGAATCGAACCAGACGTCGCAGATGTCGTCGACCTTCTTCCAGTTTTCCGATGCGCGGCTCCCGAGGAAGCGCTCGCGGGCGCCATCCATGTACCAGGCGTCGGCGCCTTCCTCCATGAACGCCTCGGTGATGCGCTGGTTGACGACCTCGTCCTGCAGGATCTCGGCCGAGCCGTCGCTGTTCTCGCGCACGAAAACCGCGATCGGCACGCCCCAGGCGCGCTGGCGCGAGATCACCCAGTCCGGCCGGTTGGCGATCATGCCGTTGATGCGGTTCTCGCCGGCCGGCGGCACCCATTGGGTGACCGAGATCGCCTGCAGCGCGCGGGCGCGCAGCGTGTCGCCCTTCTTGGCGTGGCCGTTCTCCGCGATGTCCTTGTCCATCGCGATGAACCATTGCGGCGTGTTGCGGAAGATCACCGGCTTCTTGGAGCGCCAGGAATGCGGATACTGGTGCTTGAGGCGGCCGCGTGCCAGCAGCTTGCCGGCCTCGATCAGAGCCTTGATGACAGCTTCGTTGGCGTCGCCCTTCTCGCCCTTGTCGTTGAGCACGCGCTTGCCGGTGAAGCCCGGCGCCTGCGCGGTGTAGGCGCCGTTCTCGTCGACGGTGTAGGGGATCGCAGTCGGGATGCCGCGCGCATCGAGCTCGCGGGTGTTGGCCGTCCAGACGTCGAAGTCCTCGCGGCCGTGGCTCGGTGCGGTGTGCACGAAGCCGGTGCCGGTGTCGTCGGTGACATGTTCGCCGGCGAGCAGCGGCACGGTGAATTCGTAGCCGCCGCCAAAGCCGCGCAGCGGATGGGCGCATTCCACCGCGTCCAGCGTGTCGCCGGGAATATCGCGGACCTTCTCATAGGAGGTGACGCGCGCCTGCTTGAACACCTCCGCGGCGAGCGCATCGGCCAGGATCAGGAGATCGCCGGTCTTCGCCCAATTGTCGGCGGGCGCATCGGTCACCTTGTAGAGGCCGTAGGCGATCTTCGGCGAGAACGAGATCGCGCGGTTGCCGGGCAGCGTCCACGGCGTGGTGGTCCAGATCACGACCGAGGCATTGGCCAGCGCGCCATGCGCCGGCGAGGTGACCGGAAATTTCACCCACACCATGTCGGAAGTGTAGTCCTCGTATTCGACCTCGGCTTCGGCCAGCGCGGTCTTCTCCACCACGCTCCACATCACCGGCTTGGAGCCGCGATACAGCGTGCCGTTGGCGGCGAACTTCATCAGCTCGCGGGCGATCTGCGCTTCGGCCGGATAGCTCATCGTCTGGTAGGGATGGTCCCAGTCGCCGATGATGCCGAGCCGCTTGAACTCCTCGCGCTGTACGTTGATCCAGTGCGTCGCATAGGCGCGGCATTCCCTGCGGAACGCGACCATCGCGGCGGAGTCGCGGAAGTCGGGCTTCGGCTTGCCCTTGGAGCGGTAGTTCTCCTCCTCGATCTTCCATTCGATCGGCAGGCCGTGGCAGTCCCAGCCCGGCACGTAGTTGGAGTCGAAGCCGAGCATCTGCTGGCTCTTGGTCACGACGTCCTTGAGGATCTTGTTCAGCGCATGGCCGATATGGATGTTGCCGTTGGCGTAGGGCGGCCCGTCATGCAGCACGAATTTGGCGCGGCGCTCGGCTGCCCGGCGAAGCCTGTCGTAGAGGCCGATGTCGTTCCAGTATTTCAGGATTTCCGGCTCGCGCTGGGGCAAGCCGGCGCGCATCGGGAATTCCGTCTGCGGCAGGTAAAGGGTCTTGGAATAGTCGTTAGCGTCGGTCTTTTGCGGCTTGTCGGACATGAAGGCTCTGATTTGGCAGGTGCGGGCGCGGATACGCGATCAATCGCGGGTGAAAACGGCGAAAGTCCCGGTCTTGCGCCGAGCCTTCAGGCTCAGGCGGAAGCCGGGCCGCTAATCCGTATGATGCGCCGCGAAAACATGGGGTTTCCATAGCAGCCAAGCGGGGAAATCGCAAAGCCCCCGCCACCTTAAATCCGTCCAAGCCAGGGCCCCTAAACCGGCCGCCGCCGGGCCGGATTTCCCGCCACGATCGTGCCCGGAGCGACGTCCCGCGTCACCACGCTGCCGGCCCCGACCAGGGCGCCGTCGCCGACCGTGACCCCGGGCAGGATGATGGCACCGCCGCCAATCCAGACGTCGCTACCGATCCGGATCGGGCGGCCGAATTCCAGCCCGGCGCGCCGGGTTTCGGCATCGCGTGGGTGGTCGGCGGTATAGATCTGCACCGCGGGCCCGATCTGGGTGCGATCCCCGATTGTGACCTCGACGACGTCGAGGATCACGCAATTGAAGTTGAGGAACACGCCGTCGCCGAGGCTGATATTGCTGCCGTAATCGCAGAAGAACGGCGGGCGGATCACGGCGTCCTTGCCGACCTTGCGGAAGCGTGCGGAGAGCTGTGCGTGCAGCTCGGCCGCGGACGAGGCGCCTGACGAATTGTAGCGCGCCATCCAATGTTCCGCCGCGGTGTGGTCGGCGGCGAGCTCCGCATCCGGGCGATAGAGCTCGCCCGCCAGCATTTTCTCTTTCTCTGTCTTCAACCAATCACTCCGAGCCGCGGGAACGCGTCCGGCGCTGCGGCAAGGTGCGCGCGCGCCTTGGCGCTGTCGTCATCCATCTGGCGTATCAACGCCTCGATGGTGTCGAATTTCAGCTCTTCGCGAATGAAACCGATGAATGCGACATCGAGGACCGCATCGTAGAGATCGCCCTTGAAGTCGAACAGGAATACTTCGAGCAGCGGCGCGCCGTTGTCGAAGGTCGGGCGGCGGCCGAAGCTGGCGACGCCATCGAACCGCACCTTGTCGTTGCCCTGAGCCTTGCCGACCCGCACCGCATAGATGCCGTGCTTCAAGCCGCAATGCTTGTCGAGGCGGATGTTGGCGGTGGGGTAACCGAGGTCGCGGCCGCGCTTCTCGCCATGGATCACCTTGCCGGTGACGAACCATGGTCCGCCCAGCATCGTGGTGGCTTCGTCGACCTGGCCTTCGGCGAGCGCCATGCGGATGGCGCTGGAGGAGACCGGACGCTCCTCGATGTCGACATGGGCCTGGACATCGACCTCGATGCCGAGTCGCGGCGCCTCGCTGACGAGCAGGCTCGGCGAGCCGACCCGACCCTTGCCGAAATGGAAGTCGTAGCCGACCGCGATCCCGCTGATGCCGAGCCGGCCGATCAGGTCATGGTGAATGAAATCCTGCGCCGTGGTGCCGGCGCGCGCCTTGTCGAAGGTCATGACGACGGCGCCGGCGA
This Bradyrhizobium sp. CCBAU 53421 DNA region includes the following protein-coding sequences:
- a CDS encoding bifunctional riboflavin kinase/FAD synthetase, producing the protein MSTGFTVIRDNTPESTIPKGAVVAMGNFDGVHLGHRAVIGAALAMGKTRGVPALAVTFEPHPRSFFSPNTPQFRLTDETNKLRLLAATGLAGAVVMTFDKARAGTTAQDFIHHDLIGRLGISGIAVGYDFHFGKGRVGSPSLLVSEAPRLGIEVDVQAHVDIEERPVSSSAIRMALAEGQVDEATTMLGGPWFVTGKVIHGEKRGRDLGYPTANIRLDKHCGLKHGIYAVRVGKAQGNDKVRFDGVASFGRRPTFDNGAPLLEVFLFDFKGDLYDAVLDVAFIGFIREELKFDTIEALIRQMDDDSAKARAHLAAAPDAFPRLGVIG
- the ileS gene encoding isoleucine--tRNA ligase; its protein translation is MSDKPQKTDANDYSKTLYLPQTEFPMRAGLPQREPEILKYWNDIGLYDRLRRAAERRAKFVLHDGPPYANGNIHIGHALNKILKDVVTKSQQMLGFDSNYVPGWDCHGLPIEWKIEEENYRSKGKPKPDFRDSAAMVAFRRECRAYATHWINVQREEFKRLGIIGDWDHPYQTMSYPAEAQIARELMKFAANGTLYRGSKPVMWSVVEKTALAEAEVEYEDYTSDMVWVKFPVTSPAHGALANASVVIWTTTPWTLPGNRAISFSPKIAYGLYKVTDAPADNWAKTGDLLILADALAAEVFKQARVTSYEKVRDIPGDTLDAVECAHPLRGFGGGYEFTVPLLAGEHVTDDTGTGFVHTAPSHGREDFDVWTANTRELDARGIPTAIPYTVDENGAYTAQAPGFTGKRVLNDKGEKGDANEAVIKALIEAGKLLARGRLKHQYPHSWRSKKPVIFRNTPQWFIAMDKDIAENGHAKKGDTLRARALQAISVTQWVPPAGENRINGMIANRPDWVISRQRAWGVPIAVFVRENSDGSAEILQDEVVNQRITEAFMEEGADAWYMDGARERFLGSRASENWKKVDDICDVWFDSGSTHAFVLEDRQNFPQLGNIVRKVDGGNDTVMYLEGSDQHRGWFHSSLLESAGTRGRAPYDIVLTHGFTLDENGRKMSKSLGNTVEPQKVIKDSGADILRLWVCATDYADDQRIGPEILKNTIETYRKLRNSIRWMLGTLHHFKPSEKVAFAEMPELERLMLHELAGHTETIRAAYAAFDYKTVVATLAAFMNSELSAFYFDIRKDTLYCDPPSSVARKAALTTIDLLCDAILKWLAPILSFTTDEAWRMYRPHAEPSVHLTLFPEGLEQFRDDALAAKWETIRNVRRVVTGALELERAAKRIGSSLEASPVIYIADRETMATLFDIDLAEVCITSNYEVREGEAPATAFRLDAVPGVAVMVEKAVGIKCARSWKILPTVGADPEYPDVSPRDAQALREWKALGVTA
- a CDS encoding sugar O-acetyltransferase, with product MLAGELYRPDAELAADHTAAEHWMARYNSSGASSAAELHAQLSARFRKVGKDAVIRPPFFCDYGSNISLGDGVFLNFNCVILDVVEVTIGDRTQIGPAVQIYTADHPRDAETRRAGLEFGRPIRIGSDVWIGGGAIILPGVTVGDGALVGAGSVVTRDVAPGTIVAGNPARRRPV